Proteins encoded in a region of the Haloglomus salinum genome:
- a CDS encoding DUF7331 family protein produces the protein MDQRHGGDDADLAAVRTPEDDSLPSIDPERYGAFETRNGETVLYDSDAKGAWIRADHPVELGR, from the coding sequence ATGGACCAGCGTCACGGCGGCGACGACGCCGACCTGGCGGCCGTCCGCACCCCCGAGGACGACTCGCTGCCGAGCATCGACCCGGAGCGCTACGGCGCGTTCGAGACCCGGAACGGCGAGACCGTCCTCTACGACAGCGACGCGAAGGGGGCCTGGATTCGCGCGGACCACCCGGTCGAACTCGGTCGATGA
- a CDS encoding DUF7331 family protein has product MPTNENRSEATDLAAVHTPDDDSLPSIDPERYGAFTTRNDETILYDSDAKGAWIRADHSVELGR; this is encoded by the coding sequence ATGCCCACGAACGAGAATCGGAGTGAAGCGACCGACCTGGCGGCCGTCCACACCCCCGACGACGATTCACTGCCGAGCATCGACCCGGAGCGCTACGGTGCGTTCACCACCCGGAACGACGAGACTATCCTCTACGACAGCGACGCGAAGGGGGCCTGGATTCGCGCGGACCACTCGGTCGAACTCGGTCGGTGA